One segment of Acidianus sp. HS-5 DNA contains the following:
- a CDS encoding DUF87 domain-containing protein, with product MQEVRHGVFLLIAILGLILPKFIFAGYQLGSVYVNLGIFASLFIDAILSYILFGSAIISLVYFISILSLIDILNYIDLFNIYILFPYSLGLATALFFGLIIRRRYEDEFLSSLRKIYISFNTYAVSLAVAFVALSIIFYTVLYFNQLFLLGSIISFFLLILSGRKEDSPLIMAGWIFLPYIMSQVGLNKEDKGICIGETVGILKRSSFSSLKISTNSNYKWVSYKSKFYINIEKNRNFNILIVGGSGSGKSYLAKNILKKGGLHFLIFDIHGEYDVDAKRIDISKISINPLSLFGQSPRQRALEVAYMIKSIFNLGSLQTIDLSNIIVDAYGEKGIFEDDERTWNLPPPNFRDVLMLLEKKKKLVTTSQELNKIQSLEPYIYFLSSNTFMNNSISIYDIVSDDYVLDFSKVTIPEIKYIIIETILRSILAYMYISGQSNFKKMIVIDEAPFVLSKESGEELMERLFAESRKFGFGFILISQSVEYVRKLIPNTSYVFALNVVDPTEIDFISRLIGGQDQDIFKAIYNSLPKLERGLIITRDILRDEIILVRSD from the coding sequence ATGCAAGAAGTTAGACATGGAGTATTTTTGTTGATAGCGATATTAGGTTTAATTTTACCTAAGTTTATTTTTGCTGGATATCAATTAGGATCTGTTTACGTTAATCTTGGAATTTTTGCGTCATTATTTATTGATGCTATATTATCATACATTTTATTCGGATCAGCTATAATATCTCTAGTATATTTCATATCTATATTATCATTAATTGACATATTGAATTATATTGATTTATTCAACATTTATATATTATTTCCTTATAGTCTGGGATTAGCTACAGCTCTGTTCTTTGGATTAATTATAAGAAGGAGATATGAGGATGAGTTCTTATCTTCATTAAGGAAGATTTATATCTCATTTAATACTTACGCAGTCTCGCTGGCTGTAGCATTCGTTGCTTTGTCTATAATATTCTACACAGTACTTTATTTTAATCAGTTATTTTTATTAGGAAGCATAATCTCTTTCTTTTTATTGATATTATCAGGAAGAAAGGAAGATTCTCCACTAATAATGGCAGGCTGGATCTTTTTACCTTATATCATGTCTCAAGTAGGTTTAAACAAGGAAGATAAAGGTATCTGTATAGGTGAGACAGTAGGGATATTAAAGAGATCATCGTTTTCCTCTTTAAAAATATCTACAAACAGTAATTATAAATGGGTATCTTATAAGTCGAAGTTTTACATTAATATTGAAAAAAATAGAAATTTTAATATACTAATAGTAGGTGGTAGTGGATCAGGTAAGTCTTACTTAGCTAAGAATATATTGAAAAAAGGAGGCTTACATTTCCTTATTTTCGATATTCATGGCGAATATGATGTAGATGCGAAGAGGATAGATATATCCAAGATTTCTATTAACCCGTTGTCTTTATTTGGTCAGTCTCCAAGGCAGAGGGCATTAGAGGTAGCATATATGATAAAATCCATATTTAATCTAGGTAGCTTACAAACTATAGACCTTTCAAATATAATTGTTGATGCATATGGAGAAAAGGGTATATTCGAGGATGATGAAAGAACTTGGAATTTACCTCCTCCAAATTTTAGGGACGTGTTAATGCTACTTGAGAAGAAGAAAAAACTTGTTACTACTTCGCAAGAACTTAATAAAATTCAATCTTTAGAACCGTATATTTATTTCCTATCGTCAAATACATTTATGAATAATTCAATAAGTATTTATGATATAGTAAGTGATGATTATGTTTTAGATTTTTCCAAAGTTACAATTCCTGAGATAAAATATATTATAATTGAAACAATCTTAAGATCAATCTTGGCTTACATGTATATTTCTGGTCAATCTAATTTTAAGAAAATGATAGTAATTGATGAAGCTCCTTTTGTACTATCTAAGGAGAGCGGGGAAGAATTAATGGAGAGACTTTTTGCTGAGAGTAGGAAATTTGGTTTTGGTTTTATATTAATATCGCAGTCTGTAGAATATGTTAGAAAGCTTATTCCTAATACTTCTTACGTTTTTGCTCTAAATGTTGTAGATCCTACGGAGATAGATTTTATAAGTAGGTTAATTGGTGGACAAGATCAGGATATATTTAAAGCTATTTATAATAGTTTACCGAAGTTAGAAAGGGGTTTAATTATAACAAGAGATATATTGCGGGATGAAATAATTTTGGTTCGTTCAGATTAG